A genomic segment from Syntrophotalea acetylenivorans encodes:
- the tadA gene encoding tRNA adenosine(34) deaminase TadA, producing the protein MADQKDRDWMQVSLQEAAAAAALGEVPVGAIVVHDGVIIGRGYNLRESSNDPTSHAEMIAIRQAAETLGSWRLLDCTLYVTLEPCVMCMGAIILARIPRLVFGCRDPRVGAVGSIYDLSKDDRFNHRVAVTEGVLGDICSEMLSDFFRQLRAKRKKGSESIDNK; encoded by the coding sequence ATCGCTGACCAAAAAGATCGGGACTGGATGCAAGTCAGTCTGCAGGAAGCGGCGGCAGCAGCTGCGCTGGGCGAGGTTCCGGTCGGTGCTATTGTCGTTCATGACGGTGTCATTATCGGTCGGGGATATAATTTACGGGAAAGCAGCAACGATCCGACTTCCCATGCCGAGATGATCGCTATTCGGCAGGCGGCCGAGACCCTAGGTTCCTGGCGTTTGCTCGACTGCACGCTATACGTAACCCTGGAACCTTGCGTCATGTGCATGGGGGCCATCATTCTGGCCCGGATTCCGCGGCTGGTCTTCGGCTGCCGTGACCCCAGGGTCGGAGCCGTCGGTTCCATCTATGATCTTTCCAAGGATGATCGTTTCAATCATCGGGTAGCGGTCACCGAAGGGGTGCTCGGCGATATCTGCAGCGAGATGTTGAGCGATTTCTTTCGCCAACTGCGGGCAAAACGTAAAAAAGGTTCAGAATCAATCGACAATAAATAA